One genomic region from Curtobacterium sp. 9128 encodes:
- a CDS encoding VOC family protein, protein MDITSVTVGLPVTDIEASCLWYGAVFERVEPDLEPDEGIAEYEIGGIWIQLFEDDQAEENAVIVRFGVDDVAAQHTRIGALGIDVGPIECVDGAVDWFDVRDPDGNVLSLYSLADETGRGSGGRDSDAGRTI, encoded by the coding sequence ATGGACATCACGAGCGTGACCGTGGGGCTGCCCGTCACCGACATCGAAGCGTCCTGCCTCTGGTACGGCGCGGTGTTCGAGCGCGTCGAGCCTGACCTCGAGCCGGACGAGGGCATCGCCGAGTACGAGATCGGCGGCATCTGGATCCAGCTCTTCGAGGATGACCAGGCCGAGGAGAACGCGGTCATCGTCCGCTTCGGCGTCGACGACGTCGCCGCGCAGCACACCCGGATCGGCGCGCTCGGCATCGACGTCGGCCCCATCGAGTGCGTCGACGGCGCCGTCGACTGGTTCGACGTCCGCGACCCCGACGGCAACGTGCTCAGCCTCTACTCGCTCGCGGACGAGACGGGGCGCGGATCAGGCGGTCGCGACAGCGACGCCGGCCGCACGATCTAG
- a CDS encoding ATPase, T2SS/T4P/T4SS family, with the protein MATLSEILILNGALPIEHLDSLTGDEEIDERSIRSLVDRGVVSEAQFITARAASNNSKTVPLTDYPVDGTAVSMLPAALCRRHQVLGIGFEGEVLVLAMVNPTNVLAVDDARAASGRAIKPLQVEERDLAAALDRYLRADDELNDLTSSLEEEATANAQQQVDIGEGSLDDVPIVRFVNLLVSQAIQDHASDIHIEPGEHEVRVRYRIDGVLHEMAPAPKNIQNGVISRLKIMSDIDIAERRKPQDGRMSVRHGGRQIDLRVATLPTVWGEKVVMRILDNTNTSMSLKDLNLLEQNFDAYQRSYSKPYGMILVTGPTGSGKSTTLYTTLNAVARPEINVITVEDPVEYRMAGINQVQVNPKAGLTFASALRSILRSDPDVVLLGEIRDHETAQIAIEASLTGHLVLSTLHTNDAPSAITRLTEMDIEPFLVGSALDCVVAQRLARKLCDRCKAPAEYTFDQLRVMGFVGDDDATIPPFFAPVGCAVCSNTGYRGRIALHEVMTVSEEIERLAVARASSAEISRVAQEQGMLTLRQDGWEKVKLGLTSVDEILRVVA; encoded by the coding sequence ATGGCGACGCTCTCCGAGATCCTGATCCTCAACGGAGCACTCCCGATCGAGCACCTCGACTCGCTCACCGGCGACGAGGAGATCGACGAACGCTCGATCCGCTCCCTCGTCGACCGTGGCGTCGTCAGCGAGGCGCAGTTCATCACCGCACGTGCGGCGTCGAACAACTCCAAGACCGTCCCCCTGACCGACTACCCGGTCGACGGCACCGCGGTGTCGATGCTCCCAGCGGCGCTCTGCCGGCGGCACCAGGTGCTCGGCATCGGCTTCGAGGGCGAGGTCCTCGTCCTCGCGATGGTGAACCCGACGAACGTGCTCGCGGTCGACGACGCCCGTGCCGCCTCCGGCCGTGCCATCAAGCCGCTCCAGGTCGAGGAACGCGACCTCGCCGCGGCGCTCGACCGCTACCTGCGTGCCGACGACGAGCTCAACGACCTGACGTCCTCCCTCGAAGAAGAGGCGACGGCGAATGCGCAGCAGCAGGTCGACATCGGCGAGGGCTCGCTCGACGACGTCCCGATCGTCCGCTTCGTGAACCTGCTCGTCTCGCAGGCGATCCAGGACCACGCGTCCGACATCCACATCGAGCCCGGCGAGCACGAGGTCCGGGTGCGCTACCGCATCGACGGCGTGCTGCACGAGATGGCCCCTGCGCCCAAGAACATCCAGAACGGTGTCATCAGCCGTCTGAAGATCATGAGCGACATCGACATCGCCGAGCGTCGCAAGCCGCAGGACGGCCGCATGTCCGTCCGCCACGGTGGCCGCCAGATCGACCTCCGCGTGGCGACCCTCCCCACCGTGTGGGGCGAGAAGGTCGTCATGCGAATCCTCGACAACACGAACACGTCGATGTCCCTCAAGGACCTCAACCTGCTCGAGCAGAACTTCGACGCGTACCAGCGGTCCTACTCCAAGCCGTACGGCATGATCCTCGTCACCGGCCCCACCGGGTCGGGCAAGTCGACGACCCTGTACACGACGCTCAACGCCGTCGCCCGACCCGAGATCAACGTCATCACGGTCGAAGACCCGGTCGAGTACCGGATGGCGGGCATCAACCAGGTGCAGGTCAACCCGAAGGCCGGCCTGACCTTCGCGTCCGCGCTCCGGTCGATCCTGCGTTCCGACCCCGACGTCGTGCTCCTCGGTGAGATCCGCGACCACGAGACCGCCCAGATCGCGATCGAGGCATCGCTCACCGGTCACCTCGTGCTGTCCACGCTGCACACGAACGACGCCCCCTCGGCGATCACCCGTCTGACCGAGATGGACATCGAGCCGTTCCTGGTCGGCTCGGCGCTCGACTGCGTCGTCGCCCAGCGTCTCGCCCGCAAGCTCTGCGACCGCTGCAAGGCCCCGGCCGAGTACACGTTCGACCAGCTCCGGGTGATGGGCTTCGTCGGTGACGACGACGCCACGATCCCGCCGTTCTTCGCACCGGTGGGCTGTGCCGTCTGCTCGAACACCGGGTACCGCGGTCGCATCGCCCTGCACGAGGTCATGACCGTCTCCGAGGAGATCGAGCGCCTCGCCGTCGCACGGGCCTCCAGCGCCGAGATCAGCCGCGTCGCACAGGAGCAGGGCATGCTCACGCTCCGGCAGGACGGCTGGGAAAAGGTGAAGCTCGGGCTGACGAGCGTCGACGAGATCCTGCGCGTGGTGGCGTAG
- a CDS encoding DNA-directed RNA polymerase subunit beta' produces the protein MLEATSFDALRIGLATAEDIRQWSYGEVKKPETINYRTLKPEKDGLFGEQIFGPSRDWECACGKYKRVRFKGIVCERCGVEVTKSSVRRERMGHIELAAPVTHIWYFKGVPSRLGYLLDMAPKDLEKVIYFAAYMIISIDEEGRHADMPGLENEMRLEIKNLENQRDSIIADRLKKLEDDLAALEEEGAKADIKRRTKDTAEKEMSQVRKSFDEDITRLERVWEDFRNLKVGDLKPEDAVFHELQDRFGIYFDAYMGAEAIKLRLEAFDLAAEAESLRLQIAEGKGQKKIRAIKRLRVVSSFLATGNSPAAMVLDVVPVIPPELRPMVQLDGGRFATSDLNDLYRRVINRNNRLRRLLDLGAPEIIVNNEKRMLQEAVDALFDNGRRGRPVTGTGNRALKSLSDMLKGKQGRFRQNLLGKRVDYSGRSVIIVGPQLKLHQCGLPKQMALELFKPFVIKRLIDLSHAQNIKSAKRMVERSRPQVWDVLEEIIRERPVLLNRAPTLHRLGIQAFEPQLVEGKAIQLHPLVCAAFNADFDGDQMAVHLPLSVEAQAEARILMLASNNILKPSDGRPVTLPAQDMIIGLHHLTTVREGAVGEGRAFSSVAEAILAKDQNTLHLNAKVKIRMSGVHFAEGEAPEGYEVGQPILLETTLGRALFNETLPADYPFVQRVTDKGTLSAIVNDLAERYSKTETAAALDRIKDAGFYWGTRSGVTVALSDVVTPPRKKEIIAGYEAQAAKVQGEFDKGLITDAERRADLIKIWTEATNEIAQEMRDNFPIDNTINRMVSSGARGNWLQVRNIAGMRGLVNNPKGEIIARPIINSYREGLTVAEYFIATHGARKGLADTALRTADSGYLTRRLVDVSQDVIIREDDCGTTRGLELPIATVDADGKLVRDARVENTVYSRTLATPATDAKGTVVAEAGEDVGDVLIDKLVAAGVESIKVRSVLTCESAVGVCAKCYGRSLATGNLVDIGEAVGIIAAQSIGEPGTQLTMRTFHTGGSASADDITQGLPRVTELFEARTPKGASPIAEAPGRVVVEDTDKGRRIILTPDNGDEPFIYPVLKRATLLIEDGQHVELGEQFIAGTVDPKEVLRVKGVREVQKHLVNGVQDVYGSQGVPIHDKHIEVIVRQMLRKVTVVDHADTDLLPGELVDRSRYNEINRAALQEGRKTASARQEVMGITKASLATESWLSAASFQETTRVLTQAAMEGKQDHLVGLKENVIIGKLIPAGTGLSRYRDVDVNATEEAKAERYPNRIFADDSSFSDADLSFVDFDSFSSDDFTPGTYN, from the coding sequence GTCCTTCCCGGGACTGGGAGTGCGCCTGCGGCAAGTACAAGCGTGTCCGCTTCAAGGGCATCGTCTGCGAGCGCTGCGGCGTCGAGGTCACCAAGTCCTCGGTCCGTCGTGAGCGCATGGGCCACATCGAGCTCGCCGCACCCGTCACGCACATCTGGTACTTCAAGGGCGTCCCGTCGCGCCTGGGCTACCTGCTGGACATGGCGCCGAAGGACCTCGAGAAGGTCATCTACTTCGCCGCGTACATGATCATCAGCATCGACGAAGAGGGCCGGCACGCTGACATGCCGGGTCTCGAGAACGAGATGCGCCTCGAGATCAAGAACCTCGAGAACCAGCGCGACTCGATCATCGCCGACCGCCTCAAGAAGCTCGAGGACGACCTCGCAGCGCTCGAGGAAGAGGGCGCCAAGGCCGACATCAAGCGCCGCACCAAGGACACCGCCGAGAAGGAGATGTCCCAGGTCCGCAAGTCGTTCGACGAGGACATCACCCGCCTCGAGCGCGTGTGGGAGGACTTCCGCAACCTCAAGGTGGGCGACCTCAAGCCCGAGGACGCCGTCTTCCACGAGCTGCAGGACCGGTTCGGGATCTACTTCGACGCCTACATGGGCGCCGAGGCGATCAAGCTCCGTCTCGAGGCGTTCGACCTGGCCGCAGAGGCCGAGTCGCTCCGTCTGCAGATCGCCGAGGGCAAGGGCCAGAAGAAGATCCGCGCGATCAAGCGTCTGCGCGTCGTCTCCTCCTTCCTCGCCACCGGCAACTCGCCGGCAGCGATGGTCCTCGACGTCGTCCCGGTCATCCCGCCGGAGCTCCGCCCGATGGTGCAGCTCGACGGTGGCCGCTTCGCCACCTCGGACCTCAACGACCTCTACCGTCGTGTGATCAACCGCAACAACCGTCTCCGCCGCCTGCTCGACCTCGGTGCCCCCGAGATCATCGTGAACAACGAGAAGCGCATGCTGCAGGAAGCGGTCGACGCGCTGTTCGACAACGGTCGTCGTGGTCGCCCCGTCACGGGAACCGGCAACCGCGCCCTGAAGTCCCTGAGCGACATGCTCAAGGGCAAGCAGGGTCGTTTCCGCCAGAACCTGCTCGGCAAGCGCGTCGACTACTCGGGTCGTTCGGTCATCATCGTCGGCCCGCAGCTCAAGCTCCACCAGTGCGGTCTGCCCAAGCAGATGGCCCTCGAGCTGTTCAAGCCGTTCGTCATCAAGCGCCTCATCGACCTGTCGCACGCGCAGAACATCAAGTCGGCCAAGCGCATGGTCGAGCGTTCGCGTCCGCAGGTGTGGGACGTCCTCGAGGAGATCATCCGCGAGCGCCCCGTCCTGCTGAACCGTGCGCCGACGCTGCACCGTCTGGGCATCCAGGCGTTCGAGCCGCAGCTCGTCGAGGGCAAGGCCATCCAGCTCCACCCGCTCGTGTGTGCTGCGTTCAACGCGGACTTCGACGGTGACCAGATGGCCGTGCACCTGCCGCTGTCGGTCGAGGCCCAGGCCGAGGCACGCATCCTGATGCTCGCCTCGAACAACATCCTCAAGCCGTCGGACGGCCGTCCGGTCACCCTGCCCGCGCAGGACATGATCATCGGTCTGCACCACCTGACGACCGTCCGCGAGGGCGCCGTCGGTGAGGGCCGTGCGTTCTCCTCCGTCGCCGAGGCGATCCTCGCGAAGGACCAGAACACGCTGCACCTGAACGCCAAGGTGAAGATCCGCATGTCGGGTGTCCACTTCGCCGAGGGTGAAGCCCCCGAGGGCTACGAGGTCGGTCAGCCGATCCTCCTCGAGACGACCCTGGGTCGCGCGCTCTTCAACGAGACCCTGCCGGCGGACTACCCGTTCGTCCAGCGGGTCACCGACAAGGGCACGCTCTCCGCGATCGTCAACGACCTCGCCGAGCGCTACTCCAAGACCGAGACGGCCGCTGCGCTCGACCGGATCAAGGACGCCGGCTTCTACTGGGGCACGCGCTCCGGTGTGACCGTCGCGCTCTCCGACGTCGTGACGCCTCCTCGCAAGAAGGAGATCATCGCGGGCTACGAGGCGCAGGCCGCCAAGGTCCAGGGCGAGTTCGACAAGGGTCTGATCACCGACGCGGAACGTCGCGCCGACCTGATCAAGATCTGGACCGAGGCCACCAACGAGATCGCGCAGGAGATGCGGGACAACTTCCCCATCGACAACACGATCAACCGCATGGTGTCCTCCGGCGCCCGTGGTAACTGGCTGCAGGTCCGCAACATCGCCGGTATGCGTGGTCTGGTGAACAACCCGAAGGGCGAGATCATCGCCCGCCCGATCATCAACTCGTACCGCGAGGGCCTGACCGTGGCGGAGTACTTCATCGCCACCCACGGTGCTCGGAAGGGTCTGGCCGACACCGCGCTCCGGACCGCGGACTCCGGGTACCTCACCCGTCGTCTCGTGGACGTCTCGCAGGACGTCATCATCCGCGAGGACGACTGCGGCACCACGCGCGGCCTCGAGCTGCCGATCGCCACGGTCGACGCCGACGGCAAGCTCGTCCGCGACGCCCGCGTCGAGAACACCGTGTACTCGCGCACCCTCGCCACCCCGGCGACGGACGCGAAGGGCACGGTCGTCGCCGAGGCAGGCGAGGACGTCGGTGACGTCCTCATCGACAAGCTGGTGGCGGCCGGTGTCGAGAGCATCAAGGTGCGCTCGGTGCTGACCTGCGAGTCGGCCGTCGGTGTCTGCGCGAAGTGCTACGGCCGGTCGCTCGCCACGGGCAACCTGGTCGACATCGGTGAGGCCGTCGGCATCATCGCCGCGCAGTCCATCGGTGAGCCAGGTACCCAGCTGACGATGCGTACCTTCCACACGGGTGGTTCGGCGTCCGCCGACGACATCACCCAGGGTCTGCCCCGTGTCACCGAGCTCTTCGAGGCCCGTACCCCGAAGGGCGCGTCCCCGATCGCCGAGGCCCCCGGCCGCGTCGTCGTCGAGGACACGGACAAGGGTCGTCGGATCATCCTCACGCCGGACAACGGTGACGAGCCGTTCATCTACCCGGTGCTCAAGCGTGCGACCCTCCTCATCGAGGACGGCCAGCACGTCGAGCTCGGCGAGCAGTTCATCGCCGGCACGGTGGACCCGAAGGAGGTCCTCCGTGTGAAGGGCGTCCGTGAGGTCCAGAAGCACCTCGTCAACGGTGTGCAGGACGTGTACGGCTCGCAGGGTGTGCCGATCCACGACAAGCACATCGAGGTCATCGTCCGCCAGATGCTCCGCAAGGTGACGGTCGTCGACCACGCCGACACGGACCTGCTCCCGGGTGAGCTCGTCGACCGCTCGCGGTACAACGAGATCAACCGTGCGGCGCTGCAGGAGGGTCGCAAGACCGCTTCCGCTCGTCAGGAGGTCATGGGCATCACCAAGGCGTCCCTCGCGACCGAGTCGTGGCTGTCCGCCGCGTCCTTCCAGGAGACCACCCGCGTGCTCACGCAGGCGGCCATGGAGGGCAAGCAGGACCACCTCGTCGGCCTCAAGGAGAACGTCATCATCGGGAAGCTCATCCCCGCCGGGACGGGCCTCAGCCGGTACCGCGACGTGGACGTGAACGCGACGGAGGAAGCGAAGGCGGAGCGGTACCCGAACCGCATCTTCGCGGACGACTCGTCGTTCTCGGACGCCGACCTGAGCTTCGTCGACTTCGACAGCTTCTCGTCGGACGACTTCACGCCGGGCACGTACAACTGA